In Nitrosococcus halophilus Nc 4, the genomic stretch CAATTCGAGTGGAAAAATGAGGCTGAGCCCGGTGAGAAATATATGGACTTCGTGCGTCGTCTCGAAGAAGAGGGCGACACCCGCTACCTTCTTATTGGTATCGTCAATTACATTAAAGACCAGCTCAACCAGATACGTGCCCGCATTCAAGATCAAAGGAAGGGGAGGCGTAGTGGTGGAAAGCGGCATGATGACGTATCGGTTGAAGACACTGCCACAACCAAGTGGAAGGATCGAGCAAGCAGGGGTTATAAGACCGAGGCGGATGATCAAGATTTCGATGATGATGCCCAGGATCAGCTTGTTGATGATTTGGTCCAAAACAAAAAATACAATGAGGAAGTCGCACGGGAAATTGCTGCCGCAGTTAAGGCGAGGGACCGCAAGATCATCTTTGTGACAGCCGAAGCTGACTCGCAGGCATTCTTTAACGTGGATCTGCGGCCTGGCGGCATCACGGAGATCGTGTTCAACACCCGTCATCCTGCCTATGAAAAACTCTTGAAGACTCTCGATATTGATGTTTCCGAAGCTTCATCGAGCGATTTGGTTTGGCGAATCGAGAATGCCTCTAACACCCTTAAATTGCTCCTTGCCGCGTGGGCTCGCTACGAAGAAGAGGATGTTCCTTCGCGAGAGAAGATTAGGGATATCCGGCATGAGTGGGGAAAGATGGCGAAGAACTTCATCTCTGAGAAGGAATAATGAATGCGATCGCCGGGCGCGAACCTTTTAGAACTCTGCCAGACAGCTCAATATGAGGTCGTACTTGTTGCGCCTTTTATGAAGGTACGTGCTTTGGAGGCAGTACTTGGCGCTATCCCAGAGAATGTTACCTCGATCAAATGCGTTACGCGCTGGCGGCCTGAAGAGATCGTTGCTGGCGTAAGCGATCTCGAGGTTTTTAATCTTGTCACTCAGCGCAGCGCGGCTGCACTTTTTATACAGCCTCTCCTACATGCGAAGTACTTTCGCGCCGATAACAGCTGTCTTGTTGGATCCGCGAACCTTACTCAGAGCGCGCTGGGATGGGCGATGCCGGCAAACCTAGAGTTACTGATTAGCCTCCCGTCAGACACCGAATCGCTACCTGAGTTCGAACGTATGCTGTTTTCAACGTCCATTCGGGCTTCTCAAACATTCAAAAATGAAGTAGCCAAAGCTGCTGAGACAATGCAGGGCGAAGGTATTAAATTCGTAACCGAAGAGCTAGGCGCGGAGGAAGAGGAAATCTCTATCCCGCCTCAATATTGGCTGCCTCTCTGCACACGGCCGGACTTACTCTACAGCATCTATGTTAATAGAAATATAGATCAGATCGTTGGT encodes the following:
- a CDS encoding phospholipase D family protein, with product MRSPGANLLELCQTAQYEVVLVAPFMKVRALEAVLGAIPENVTSIKCVTRWRPEEIVAGVSDLEVFNLVTQRSAAALFIQPLLHAKYFRADNSCLVGSANLTQSALGWAMPANLELLISLPSDTESLPEFERMLFSTSIRASQTFKNEVAKAAETMQGEGIKFVTEELGAEEEEISIPPQYWLPLCTRPDLLYSIYVNRNIDQIVGWTLESGRRDIRALCIPPGLSEKNFRRYVATLLQQSPLAQRVYEKAREPISPTKGQEFIKSNATDDYLLYSAEQHWETLRAWLLHFLSGKYRQLSGSFDLQRGSEIGSMRF